The Primulina tabacum isolate GXHZ01 chromosome 16, ASM2559414v2, whole genome shotgun sequence genome window below encodes:
- the LOC142529131 gene encoding TSL-kinase interacting protein 1 isoform X4 — protein MVSQISLDCEMLLGSENLGSDGVDSSEPPSAQDQAAAPIPIKKQTRQWAAWTRQEEESFFAALRQVGKNFEKITCRVQSKNKDQVRHYYYRLVRRMNKLLGPELCLDAKNSKDTNAAMLRCRWSLLEKYSCKASKLHLKPRRFKIFLETLENQLLKDRKRNIRKRLPCGENHSSTAYVPASNEVRTSGHDSRAVKLVLIDSQNIQKVGTGKGSLLKRHVNAEMMNRAKVDPTAVKATKHRRKTAAYKRWETAAIAGVSLVADAAEHLERVISNKDIEVGQDNSGHDGSQQVVEMVNTLPVSSQTLFNENNIQNSAKLKLQLFPIDESTRKTLETEQHNPHLELTLSARKKISSVLEHLNRKWGNSSFNAQELMLFPYWARRENLVGYQRWTKDCPLCAVDIYHLIGSPSVFRLRYGWFSKAVVESETAQTLSHPNLSEQTLNTNLANKQNFLIERPFSFHDCQRTSTGQKNAHVPSSKCAPNGTAECHGSISDVNISRYYSDAVDMSMLRRDTGASAGTRQVEKMKDVTLSSGEWADSLTNISVGDLLSESAQNMDISCSDFPVPVNSDCHSQITFSCDSFDAAIADHIYKHQNKVDFQPGLQSNVPSIWDAEETCDAFAFQKNGPLCRNSHSASKNDSPEACAQATKRNLASYKEPEELPEVEKLSCTNPACGDLIDNCRPSYTSENGTKDIDGITDIYWPDSLGPLDLDIPTCRYHSDDLIFSDSLGGLNRLVANSLDAFQSCSLFGLDKNELAPTAETRQNATISDFKIGTEV, from the exons ATGGTATCTCAGATTTCCTTAGATTGTGAGATGCTCCTTGGCTCTGAGAATCTCGGAAGTGATGGAGTGGATTCTAGTGAACCCCCATCTGCACAAGATCAAGCTGCTGCACCAATTCCTA TAAAAAAGCAAACAAGGCAATGGGCTGCTTGGACTCGTCAAGAGGAAGAAAGCTTTTTTGCTGCTCTACGGCAAGTTGGCAAG AATTTCGAGAAAATCACTTGCCGCGTTCAAAGTAAAAACAAGGAtcag GTCAGACATTATTATTATCGGCTTGTTAGACGAATGAACAAGTTACTTGGTCCTGAACTTTGTCTTGATGCCAAAAACTCAAAAGATACCAACGCTGCAATGCTTCGATG CAGGTGGTCATTACTGGAAAAGTATAGCTGCAAAGCCTCTAAACTTCACTTGAAACCTCGAAGATTTAAGATATTTCTAGAGACTCTG GAAAATCAACTCTTGAAAGATAGGAAGAGGAACATAAGGAAACGACTTCCTTGTGGAGAAAATCATTCTTCTACGGCATATGTCCCTGCCTCAAATGAGGTCAGAACATCAGGTCATGACAGCCGTGCTGTGAAATTGGTTCTTATAGACAGCCAAAACATCCAAAAAGTAGGAACTGGAAAAGGATCTTTGTTGAAGCGCCATGTAAATGCAGAGATGATGAATCGTGCCAAAGTAGACCCAACTGCTGTGAAAGCTACAAAACACCGGCGCAAAACAG CTGCATATAAAAGATGGGAGACAGCTGCCATAGCTGGGGTTTCATTGGTAGCTGATGCTGCTGAACATTTGGAACGAGTGATCTCCAACAAAGATATTGAAGTTGGTCAGGATAACTCAG GTCATGATGGTTCTCAGCAAGTAGTGGAAATGGTGAACACTTTACCTGTATCTTCACAAACATTGTTCAATGAGAATAACATTCAGAACTCTGCAAAACTCAAGCTACAGTTGTTCCCAATTGATGAAAGCACTCGAAAAACCTTGGAGACG GAACAACACAATCCCCATCTGGAACTTACTTTGAGCGCTCGAAAGAAAATATCATCTGTGTTAGAGCATCTAAATAGAAAATGGGGTAACTCAAGCTTTAATGCACAAGAGCTGATGCTTTTTCCTTACTGGGCGCGACGGGAAAACCTGGTGGGATATCAGAGGTGGACTAAGGATTGTCCTCTTTGTGCAGTGGATATCTATCATCTAATTGGAAGCCCTTCGGTCTTCCGCCTCAG GTATGGCTGGTTCTCGAAAGCTGTGGTTGAATCTGAAACAGCTCAAACATTGTCACATCCCAATCTCAGCGAGCAAACTTTGAACACTAACCTAGCAAACAAGCAGAACTTTCTAATTGAGCGCCCTTTTAGTTTCCATGACTGTCAGCGTACCTCAACAGGACAAAAGAATGCTCACGTCCCTTCATCAAAATGTGCTCCAAACGGAACGGCTGAATGTCATGGTTCTATTTCTGATGTAAATATTTCAAGATATTATAGTGACGCTGTAGATATGTCAATGCTGAGAAGAGATACTGGAGCTTCGGCGGGTACTAGACAAGTTGAAAAAATG AAGGACGTGACTTTGTCATCTGGGGAGTGGGCCGATAGCCTTACTAACATTAGTGTGGGAGATCTGCTTTCTGAGTCAGCACAGAACATGGATATCAGCTGCTCTGATTTTCCCGTGCCTGTCAACTCTGACTGTCATTCACAGATCACATTCAGTTGCGACTCTTTTGATGCTGCGATTGCCGATCACATTTACAAACATCAAAACAAAGTGGACTTTCAGCCTGGATTGCAATCTAACGTGCCTTCCATTTGGGATGCTGAAGAAACATGTGATGCCTTTGCATTCCAAAAAAATGGCCCTTTATGTCGCAATAGCCACAGTGCATCAAAGAACGATTCCCCAGAGGCGTGCGCACAAGCTACTAAAAGAAATCTTGCTTCTTACAAGGAACCCGAG GAACTGCCTGAAGTGGAAAAATTGAGCTGTACTAATCCTGCTTGTGGAGACTTGATAGATAACTGTAGGCCCAGTTATACTTCAGAGAATGGTACAAAGGATATCGATGGGATCACTGATATATATTGG CCCGACTCTTTAGGACCGTTAGATTTGGACATACCAACCTGTAGATACCATAGCGATGATCTAATTTTTAGCGATAGCCTTGGCGGTTTGAACCGTCTTGTGGCAAACAGTTTGGATGCTTTTCAAAGTTGCTCATTATTTGGGTTGGACAAGAACGAACTGGCACCTACTGCTGAAACTCGTCAAAATGCTACCATTTCAGATTTCAAAATCGGCACTGAAGTTTAA